CCGCAATGTCCGCCACAGATCCGTTGGGATTGTGTGGGAATTCCCCTTGCGCCGTTCCGCCATCGGGCAACGCATACCGCAGGATGACCTGGTTTTGTTCCTCCAAACGGGCCAGAACATCCGGTTCGGTAAAAAACTTGCCTTCGCCGTGGCGGACGGGCAATTCGATTTTATCGATTCCCTTGGTAAAAATGCACGGCGAAGAAAGATTGGCAGCCAGATGAACCCACTGATCCCGGAATCCGCCACAGTCGTTATTGATCAGGGCGACTTCACGCTTCATGGCCCGTGTTTCGAAGCCGGGGAGAAGACCCAGATTCACGAGCACTTGAAAACCGTTGCATATTCCGAGGACCAACCCTCCACCTTCCACAAATCCGAGGATATCGTCTTTCATGCGATGTTTGAGACGCATGGCCATGATCACGCCCGCCCCATGATCATCTCCCCAGGAAAAGCCTCCTCCAACCA
This region of Desulforhabdus amnigena genomic DNA includes:
- the purQ gene encoding phosphoribosylformylglycinamidine synthase I — its product is MSPVRALVLTGFGLNCDLETAYALKKAGAEAERVHLNTLVAREKNLLDYQIFVVGGGFSWGDDHGAGVIMAMRLKHRMKDDILGFVEGGGLVLGICNGFQVLVNLGLLPGFETRAMKREVALINNDCGGFRDQWVHLAANLSSPCIFTKGIDKIELPVRHGEGKFFTEPDVLARLEEQNQVILRYALPDGGTAQGEFPHNPNGSVADIAGICDPTGRVAGLMPHPEAFNHWTNHPDWTLQREIVGRRGGDFSEEGDGIRIFRNAVNFFE